Proteins encoded in a region of the Fusarium falciforme chromosome 6, complete sequence genome:
- a CDS encoding Malate dehydrogenase produces the protein MFAASRIQRRAFSATARDLSKVTVLGAAGGIGQPLSLLLKLNPRVTELALYDIRGGPAIAIIMLRLSDARTHWPSRTSLIRGPRRPIMPPHPDLDQPQLTALFPAGVAADISHVNTKSTVKGYEPSPAGLADALKGAEVVLIPAGVPRKPGMTRDDLFNTNASIVRDLAKAAAESAPKAKLLIISNPVNSTVPICAEVFKSKGVYNPKTLFGVTTLDVVRASRFVSEIKGTDPKDENITVVGGHSGVTIVPLFSQSNHPDLSSNAELVKRVQFGGDEVVKAKDGAGSATLSMAYAGARMADSVLRAVQGEKGVIEPAFVESPLYKDQGIEFFSSRVELGPEGVEKIHPIGKVDANEEKLVEACLGDLKKNIEKGVAFVASNPGN, from the exons CGCCACTGCGCGAGAC CTCTCCAAGGTCACCGTCCTCGGTGCTGCCGGCGGTATCGGCCagcctctctccctcctcctcaagctcaacccCCGTGTCACTGAGCTCGCTCTCTACGACATCCGTGGCGGACCCG CAATTGCAATCATCATGCTTCGGCTGAGCGACGCCCGCACGCACTGGCCATCTCGCACCTCGCTCATCCGAGGCCCCAGACGACCCATCATGCCACCTCATCCCGATCTAGATCAACCTCAGCTAACAGCCTTGTTCCCCGCAGGTGTCGCCGCTGACATCTCCCACGTCAACACCAAGTCCACCGTCAAGGGCTATGAGCCCAGCCCCGCTGGCCTCGCTGATGCCCTCAAGGGCGCCGAGGTCGTCCTGATCCCCGCTGGTGTCCCCCGCAAGCCCGGCATGACCCGTGACGatctcttcaacaccaacgccTCCATCGTCCGTGACCTCGCCAAGGCCGCCGCCGAGTCCgcccccaaggccaagctcctcatcatctccaaccccGTCAACTCCACCGTCCCCATCTGCGCCGAGGTCTTCAAGTCCAAGGGCGTCTACAACCCCAAGACCCTCTTCGGTGTCACCACCCTCGACGTTGTCCGTGCCTCGCGCTTCGTCTCCGAGATCAAGGGCACTGACCCCAAGGACGAGAACATCACCGTTGTCGGTGGCCACTCCGGTGTCACCATCgtccctctcttctcccagAGCAACCACCCCGACCTGAGCTCCAACGCTGAGCTCGTCAAGCGTGTCCAGTTCGGTGGTGACGAGGTCGTCAAGGCTAAGGACGGTGCTGGCTCTGCCACTCTCTCCATGGCTTATGCTGGTGCCCGCATGGCTGACTCCGTCCTCCGCGCCGTTCAGGGCGAGAAGGGTGTCATTGAGCCCGCCTTTGTCGAGTCTCCTCTCTACAAGGACCAGGGTATTGAGTTCTTCAGCTCCCGCGTCGAGCTCGGCCCCGAGGGTGTCGAGAAGATCCACCCCATCGGCAAGGTCGATgccaacgaggagaagctcgtcgAGGCCTGCCTGGGTGACCTCAAGAAGAACATTGAGAAGGGTGTTGCCTTCGTTGCCTCCAACCCCGGCAACTAA